CAGAGCCGTGCCTTTTTATAAGATGCAGGGGTGCGGTAACGATTTTGTGGCCATCGACAACCGCGAAGTGCGCGTACCGCAATCCGACATGGCACAATGGGCAAAAAAAGCCTGCGCCCGCGCCTTCGGCGTTTGTGCGGACGGTATTTTTTTTCTGGAAGACGCGCCTTCCGATTCGGAGCTGGATTACCGCTGGCATTTCTACAACAACGACGGCTCCCGGGCGGAAATGTGCGGCAATGCCTCCCGCTGCGCTGCGCGGCTGGCCCATTCCCTGGGCATAGCCCCGAAAAACCACGTCTTTGGCACGGATGCCGGTCCCATCCATGCGGAGGTGTTCACCGAAGGCAAGGAAGCCGGACAGGTGCGCGTGCAACTGACACCGCCAAAGGACATGGTCCTGCATCGGCCGTTGCTGGTTATGGATTCCGCCGGACGGGAACAGGAAGTGGAAGTTCACTTTGTGGATAGCGGCGTTCCCCACGCCGTGGTGTTCGTGCCGGACGCGTCAAAAGTAAATGTCCCCTCCATGGGGGCAGCCTTGCGATATCACGAACATTTTCAGCCCGCCGGAACCAATGTCAACTTCGTGCAGGTGCTGGACGAATCCAGCCTGATCTGCCGTACCTACGAGCGGGGCGTGGAAGATGAAACCTACGCCTGCGGAACCGGCGCGGCAGCATCGCAAATTATCGCCCACGCCCTGGGCCTGACGTCCGCCCAAGCTCAGGTGACCGCCTCAAGCGGTGAAGTGCTGGGCGTGCTCATGCGTGAAGGACAACCGTATCTGCAAGGCGCGGCCACCCTGGTCTTCACCGGCACGCTGAACCTGGACGCCCTGGGCCTGAATTTGGCCTAGCAATGCTGGACGGAAAGGCAGGCCTTCGGCGACCAGGAGGCCCGCGGCCCCCTGGACCCCCGTTTACCGGTCTCGCGCTGCGCGCGGCCGGGGGCGTGGGGTGGGAAGACGTCTGGGGGTGGACAGGCAAAGCAGCGCGGCAACGCGATCT
This portion of the Paucidesulfovibrio gracilis DSM 16080 genome encodes:
- the dapF gene encoding diaminopimelate epimerase: MQLMGRAVPFYKMQGCGNDFVAIDNREVRVPQSDMAQWAKKACARAFGVCADGIFFLEDAPSDSELDYRWHFYNNDGSRAEMCGNASRCAARLAHSLGIAPKNHVFGTDAGPIHAEVFTEGKEAGQVRVQLTPPKDMVLHRPLLVMDSAGREQEVEVHFVDSGVPHAVVFVPDASKVNVPSMGAALRYHEHFQPAGTNVNFVQVLDESSLICRTYERGVEDETYACGTGAAASQIIAHALGLTSAQAQVTASSGEVLGVLMREGQPYLQGAATLVFTGTLNLDALGLNLA